Proteins from one Geomonas agri genomic window:
- a CDS encoding UDP-N-acetylmuramoyl-L-alanyl-D-glutamate--2,6-diaminopimelate ligase has product MELRQLLACVPGAKVTGDDAIEIKSLCYDSRQVTPGALFFALRGVKSDGTEFVASAVKGGAVAIIADRPCAVAGVTCVEVPDARRAMSLMAAVFYGTPTGGIPLVGITGTNGKTTTTYLVEGIMERAGIPAAVLGTISYRFGDTNIPAPNTTPESVDLQRILRELVDQGAKGAVMEVSSHSLEQRRADGCVFDVAIFTNLTRDHLDYHVDMESYYQSKLRLFTDLLTPNVHKPLRRAVVNLDDPYGARIAADSAAPVLTYAVNGPADLSVAEANFSVHGIRCRLKSPVGEININSDLLGRFNLYNMLGAVGAGLALGISKEAIVAGIEGHKKVPGRLERVPNDQGIIVLVDYAHTGDALENVLSTIAELKTDRIITLFGCGGDRDKGKRPVMGEIAARYSDLAIVTSDNPRTEDPQAILADVRAGIPAGMKEYSLEELEGGLREKGFATIESRRTAVRTAILAARPGDIVLLAGKGHEDYQIVGTEKFHFDDREEAAAALKLRV; this is encoded by the coding sequence ATGGAACTGAGACAGCTTTTGGCTTGTGTCCCGGGCGCCAAGGTGACCGGGGACGACGCCATCGAGATAAAGTCGCTCTGCTACGACTCGCGGCAGGTGACGCCAGGCGCGCTCTTCTTCGCCCTGCGCGGGGTGAAGAGCGACGGAACAGAATTCGTGGCATCCGCTGTAAAGGGGGGGGCGGTCGCAATTATTGCGGACCGCCCCTGCGCCGTTGCCGGGGTTACCTGCGTCGAGGTTCCGGACGCGCGCCGCGCCATGAGCCTCATGGCCGCCGTCTTCTACGGCACCCCGACCGGCGGCATCCCGCTGGTGGGTATCACCGGCACCAACGGCAAGACCACCACCACCTACCTGGTCGAGGGGATCATGGAGCGCGCCGGTATTCCAGCGGCGGTGCTCGGCACCATCAGCTACCGCTTCGGTGACACCAACATCCCGGCCCCCAACACAACGCCGGAATCGGTGGACCTGCAGCGCATCCTGAGGGAACTGGTAGACCAGGGGGCGAAGGGCGCGGTAATGGAAGTCTCCTCCCACTCGCTGGAGCAGCGCCGGGCCGACGGCTGCGTCTTCGACGTGGCCATCTTCACCAACCTGACCCGCGACCACCTCGACTATCACGTGGACATGGAGTCTTACTACCAGAGTAAGCTCCGGCTCTTCACCGACCTGCTGACGCCCAACGTGCACAAGCCGCTGCGGCGTGCCGTGGTGAACCTGGATGACCCGTACGGGGCGCGCATAGCGGCCGACTCCGCGGCACCGGTCTTGACCTACGCCGTGAACGGCCCGGCTGACCTGAGCGTCGCGGAGGCGAACTTCTCGGTGCACGGCATTCGCTGCCGCCTGAAGTCGCCGGTGGGCGAGATCAACATCAACTCCGACCTGCTGGGCCGCTTCAACCTCTACAACATGCTGGGTGCCGTGGGGGCAGGACTTGCCCTGGGCATCTCCAAGGAAGCGATCGTGGCCGGCATCGAGGGGCACAAGAAGGTGCCGGGCCGCCTGGAGCGGGTGCCCAACGACCAGGGGATCATCGTGCTGGTCGACTACGCCCACACCGGCGACGCCCTGGAGAACGTCCTCTCCACCATAGCCGAATTGAAGACGGACCGGATCATCACCCTCTTCGGGTGCGGCGGCGACCGCGACAAAGGTAAGCGCCCGGTGATGGGCGAGATCGCGGCCCGCTACAGCGACCTCGCCATCGTCACCTCGGATAACCCGCGTACCGAGGATCCGCAGGCGATCTTGGCGGACGTCCGGGCCGGCATCCCGGCGGGGATGAAAGAATACAGCCTGGAGGAGTTGGAGGGGGGCTTGCGCGAGAAGGGCTTCGCCACCATCGAATCGCGGCGCACCGCGGTGCGCACCGCCATCCTGGCCGCACGCCCGGGCGACATTGTGCTCCTGGCGG
- a CDS encoding THUMP domain-containing class I SAM-dependent RNA methyltransferase, producing the protein MKQFFFATTAKGVEEALAAELVRLGIPEVSAESGGARFGGGMEAAYRANLWLRTASRVLMTLAEFPCESPEQLYNGVRGISWERFLTPALTLAVDCNLRDSALTHSGFVALKTKDAIVDALRDHYGSRPSVDTKDPDLRVNVRLFKNRCTLSLDLSGEPLDRRGYRLDRHEAPLKENLAAALVEFSGWDGSTPLVDPMCGTGTIAIEAALKALRIPPGLNRGFGFQRWQGFDRALWDRITAEARAGMLDRLPAPVQGTDLSHSAVGMAAQNAKRAGVLEHLVLGRLPMAELTPPPGPGVLILNPPYGKRLGEQEALRPLYKEIGDTLKQRCKGYTAYLFTGNLELAKSVGLKATRRIVLYNGPIECRLLKYEMY; encoded by the coding sequence ATGAAGCAGTTTTTTTTCGCGACCACCGCCAAAGGGGTGGAAGAGGCGCTGGCGGCCGAGTTGGTGCGGTTGGGCATTCCGGAGGTAAGCGCCGAGAGCGGCGGCGCCCGCTTTGGCGGGGGGATGGAGGCTGCCTATCGGGCCAACCTCTGGCTGCGCACGGCAAGCCGCGTGCTGATGACACTGGCCGAGTTCCCCTGTGAGAGCCCGGAACAGCTGTACAACGGTGTGCGGGGCATCTCCTGGGAGCGCTTCCTGACCCCGGCGCTCACCCTCGCGGTTGACTGCAACCTGAGGGACTCCGCGCTGACCCATTCCGGCTTCGTGGCGCTGAAGACCAAGGACGCCATCGTCGATGCGCTGCGCGACCACTACGGCAGCCGCCCCAGCGTGGACACCAAGGACCCGGACCTGCGCGTCAACGTGCGCCTGTTCAAGAACCGCTGCACCCTGAGCCTCGACCTCTCCGGGGAACCGCTGGACCGGCGCGGCTATCGCCTGGACCGGCACGAGGCGCCGCTCAAGGAGAACCTGGCCGCGGCGCTGGTGGAATTCTCCGGTTGGGACGGCAGCACCCCGCTGGTCGACCCCATGTGCGGCACCGGGACCATTGCCATCGAGGCGGCGCTCAAGGCCCTGCGCATCCCGCCGGGGTTGAATCGCGGTTTCGGGTTCCAGCGCTGGCAGGGGTTCGACCGGGCGCTCTGGGACCGCATCACCGCCGAGGCGCGTGCGGGCATGCTGGACCGGCTCCCCGCGCCGGTGCAAGGGACCGATCTGTCACACTCCGCGGTGGGCATGGCGGCTCAAAACGCGAAGCGCGCCGGTGTTCTGGAGCACCTGGTGCTGGGCCGGCTCCCCATGGCCGAGCTGACACCTCCTCCCGGGCCGGGGGTGCTGATCCTCAACCCTCCCTACGGCAAGAGGCTCGGCGAGCAGGAGGCGCTGCGCCCGCTCTACAAGGAGATCGGCGACACCCTGAAACAGCGCTGCAAGGGGTACACCGCCTACCTCTTCACCGGCAACCTGGAGCTGGCCAAGTCGGTTGGCCTGAAGGCCACCCGCAGGATAGTGCTCTACAACGGCCCCATCGAGTGCCGCCTGCTCAAGTACGAGATGTATTAG
- a CDS encoding zinc ribbon domain-containing protein yields the protein MRNKLKALYELQEIDLRIDGLDGEKAQLVSESQALDAKLAEAREKIAARREEVSALEEEKGALEANLASENDNINRSESHLKEIKTQKEYQAVSKEISGAKKLIAELEEQILQKINAIEEINADIAQREADLVELEGNVAAQQAEVQQKVEALEGGIAKDAATREETVKIIPASVMKRYSRLRDQRRGVAVVEAKEGNCMGCNMHLPPQLYNTLFRADDVLTCPHCQRILIMKQEVE from the coding sequence TTGCGTAACAAACTGAAGGCGTTATACGAATTGCAGGAGATCGATCTCAGGATCGACGGGCTGGACGGCGAGAAGGCGCAGCTGGTGAGCGAGTCCCAGGCGCTGGATGCGAAGCTTGCGGAAGCGCGTGAGAAGATCGCGGCGCGACGCGAGGAGGTGAGCGCACTCGAGGAGGAGAAGGGAGCCCTTGAGGCCAATCTCGCTTCCGAGAACGACAACATCAACCGTTCCGAGTCGCATCTCAAGGAGATCAAGACCCAGAAGGAGTACCAAGCCGTCTCCAAGGAGATTTCCGGCGCGAAGAAGCTGATCGCCGAACTGGAGGAGCAGATCCTGCAGAAGATCAACGCCATCGAGGAGATCAACGCCGACATCGCCCAGCGCGAAGCTGACCTCGTCGAGCTGGAAGGCAACGTTGCCGCGCAGCAGGCCGAGGTGCAGCAGAAGGTGGAGGCGCTGGAAGGGGGGATCGCCAAAGATGCCGCCACTCGTGAGGAGACGGTGAAGATCATCCCGGCCTCCGTGATGAAGCGTTACAGCCGGCTGCGCGACCAGCGCAGGGGGGTTGCCGTGGTAGAGGCCAAGGAAGGGAACTGCATGGGGTGCAACATGCACCTGCCGCCGCAGCTCTACAACACCTTGTTCCGCGCCGACGACGTGCTCACCTGCCCGCACTGCCAGCGTATCCTGATCATGAAGCAGGAAGTCGAGTAG
- the mraZ gene encoding division/cell wall cluster transcriptional repressor MraZ, with translation MFRGKFDTTIDAKGRTSIPAKFREVLVDSFGDERFFLTKSIPMRLGGEQMSYGLVIYPHSEFLALEERLKDGGDYGFSVDQLAALRRIVLVPAVECTADKLGRILVPPDLRKTAQLERELHFVGMQKKIDIYSQAVWAKVCAQDEQNFPLDAPGLTALGL, from the coding sequence ATGTTCAGAGGGAAGTTCGACACGACCATCGACGCCAAGGGGCGCACCAGCATTCCCGCGAAATTCCGCGAGGTTCTGGTCGACAGCTTCGGCGACGAGCGCTTCTTCCTCACCAAGAGCATTCCGATGCGATTGGGGGGGGAGCAGATGAGCTATGGTCTCGTCATCTATCCCCACAGCGAATTCCTCGCCCTCGAGGAGCGGCTCAAGGACGGGGGCGACTACGGCTTCTCCGTCGACCAGCTCGCCGCGCTGCGCCGCATCGTGCTGGTCCCCGCCGTCGAGTGCACCGCGGACAAGCTGGGCCGCATCCTGGTACCCCCCGACCTCAGAAAGACCGCGCAGCTGGAGCGCGAGCTCCACTTCGTGGGCATGCAGAAAAAGATCGATATCTACAGCCAGGCGGTCTGGGCCAAGGTTTGTGCCCAGGACGAACAGAATTTCCCGCTCGACGCACCGGGCCTCACGGCGCTGGGCCTGTAG
- the rsmH gene encoding 16S rRNA (cytosine(1402)-N(4))-methyltransferase RsmH — MADFHHISVLPNEVLELVAPKAGGIYVDGTLGGAGHAGLVLTASAPDGILIGFDRDAEAIAVARERLAPFGDRVRIFQRNFSSIAATLVEIGVDAIDGFVLDLGVSSHQLDKDERGFSFQADAPLDMRMDRSSGASAADLVNTLSEAELFRIIAEYGEERWAKRIASFIVKARVEAPIETTMQLVDIIKGAIPKAKWEERLHPATRTFQGLRIAVNEELKSLEDGLADLLKLLKPGGRGAVISFHSLEDRIVKEAFRDAAAGCTCPKELPICVCNRVPQYKVLTKKAVKAGDEELNVNPRSRSARLRGIEKI, encoded by the coding sequence ATGGCGGACTTCCATCACATATCGGTACTCCCGAACGAGGTCCTCGAACTCGTCGCCCCCAAGGCTGGCGGCATCTACGTGGACGGCACCCTGGGGGGCGCCGGCCACGCCGGCCTGGTCCTCACCGCGAGCGCGCCGGACGGCATCCTGATCGGCTTCGATCGCGATGCGGAGGCGATCGCAGTGGCCCGTGAACGGCTCGCCCCTTTCGGCGACCGGGTCAGGATCTTCCAGAGAAACTTCTCCTCGATAGCGGCCACCTTGGTCGAGATCGGGGTCGACGCCATCGACGGTTTCGTACTCGACCTTGGGGTTTCTAGCCACCAGCTGGACAAGGACGAACGGGGCTTCAGCTTCCAGGCCGACGCACCGCTGGACATGCGCATGGATCGCAGCTCCGGCGCGAGCGCCGCGGACTTGGTCAACACCCTCTCCGAGGCGGAACTGTTCCGCATCATCGCCGAGTACGGGGAGGAGCGCTGGGCCAAGCGGATCGCCTCCTTCATCGTCAAGGCGAGGGTAGAGGCCCCCATCGAAACCACCATGCAGCTGGTGGACATCATCAAAGGGGCGATTCCCAAGGCCAAGTGGGAGGAGCGGCTGCACCCGGCAACCCGGACCTTCCAGGGACTCAGGATCGCCGTCAACGAGGAGTTGAAGAGCCTGGAGGACGGGCTCGCCGACCTGTTGAAGCTCTTGAAGCCTGGTGGGCGCGGCGCGGTGATCTCCTTCCACTCGCTGGAGGACCGCATCGTCAAGGAAGCCTTTCGCGACGCCGCCGCCGGCTGCACCTGTCCCAAGGAACTCCCGATCTGCGTCTGTAACCGTGTGCCGCAGTACAAGGTACTGACCAAGAAGGCGGTGAAGGCGGGGGATGAAGAGCTGAATGTGAATCCGCGCTCCCGCAGCGCACGCCTTAGAGGCATTGAGAAGATTTAA
- the ftsL gene encoding cell division protein FtsL — translation MAQSKVAYGKVAAPVRTGAVVRENWISFRYLTGVMVLLTLVSIFHVWSRVEVINLNLKIGEANKQFRDQQQENKRLKVEVASLKAPARIEALAKGELGMALPTDQQVVLVK, via the coding sequence ATGGCACAGAGCAAAGTTGCCTACGGCAAGGTCGCCGCACCGGTACGCACCGGCGCTGTGGTAAGGGAAAACTGGATCAGCTTCAGGTATCTGACCGGTGTCATGGTCCTGCTGACGCTGGTCTCCATCTTCCACGTCTGGTCCCGGGTCGAGGTGATCAACCTGAACCTGAAGATCGGCGAGGCCAACAAGCAGTTCCGGGACCAGCAGCAGGAGAACAAACGCCTCAAGGTCGAGGTGGCGTCCCTGAAGGCGCCGGCCCGCATCGAGGCACTGGCCAAGGGTGAGCTTGGTATGGCGCTCCCCACCGACCAGCAGGTGGTCCTCGTCAAGTGA
- a CDS encoding penicillin-binding protein, which yields MIDKWEKWARVRMRFVALLFVGFFIAATGRAFYLQVVDNDKLVKIAEKQHQKSILLTPSRGGIYDRNNAPFAVSIEMDSCYAETRNMESIPEAATQLAPALGCSREELEAKLKAAKNFVWLARRMPPEQATKVKALELEGVGFVKESRRFYPNSQVAAHVIGFTGLDPSGLEGVEKKYDNIILGNTGYLVTERDALGRDIALKKGSEGKAGSKGSNVVLTLDKNIQYIAEKELTKTIEKNGAKAGIAIVMEPDTGRVLAMANYPSFNPNNAKELTPGAIRNRAIADSFEPGSTFKIFLVAAALEAGVIRPGDSFNCENGSCNMYGRTIHDTHKYGALTVPQVLKYSSNIGAAKIGQRLGSQRLFTALTGFGFGERSSIDLPGEVSGMLRPQEKWYGIDLATISFGQGVTATALQLTAAVCAVANGGNLMKPYLVDRIVDDEGVVLQQFGPQMKRRVISPETAKTVAHMLEGVVAEGGTGTGAAVDGYRVAGKTGTAQKVEGRSYSASKRIGSFIGFVPVEKPRLAIMVMVDEPTANVYGGVVAAPAFSAIAQQTLCYLNVPPDKSIKKKPSPAPEKVTPQTEQAVVEGVTVEGADAGAMPNFRGMSMRQVLRVMEQRGLNVKLQGSGRAVEQNPPPGARITTQDQVWVRFVPSA from the coding sequence GTGATAGACAAGTGGGAGAAATGGGCCAGGGTCCGCATGCGCTTCGTGGCTCTGCTCTTCGTGGGATTCTTCATAGCGGCAACCGGGCGTGCCTTCTACCTGCAGGTCGTGGACAACGACAAGCTGGTGAAGATCGCCGAGAAGCAGCACCAGAAGAGTATCCTGCTCACGCCAAGCCGTGGCGGTATCTACGACCGCAACAACGCCCCCTTCGCGGTCTCCATCGAGATGGACTCCTGCTACGCGGAGACCAGGAACATGGAGAGCATTCCTGAGGCGGCGACGCAGTTGGCGCCGGCCCTGGGGTGTTCCCGGGAGGAGCTCGAGGCCAAGCTGAAAGCGGCGAAGAACTTCGTCTGGCTGGCACGGAGAATGCCCCCCGAGCAGGCCACCAAGGTGAAGGCGCTGGAACTGGAGGGTGTCGGCTTCGTCAAGGAAAGCCGCCGCTTCTACCCCAACTCACAGGTCGCCGCCCATGTAATAGGCTTCACCGGCCTGGACCCCAGTGGACTGGAAGGGGTCGAGAAGAAGTACGACAACATCATCCTCGGCAACACGGGCTACTTGGTAACCGAACGTGACGCCCTGGGGCGCGACATCGCCCTGAAGAAAGGAAGCGAGGGTAAGGCAGGTTCCAAGGGTAGCAACGTCGTCCTCACCCTGGACAAGAACATCCAGTACATAGCCGAGAAAGAGCTCACCAAGACCATCGAGAAAAACGGCGCCAAGGCCGGCATCGCGATCGTCATGGAGCCCGACACCGGGCGGGTGCTGGCCATGGCCAACTACCCCTCCTTCAACCCTAACAACGCGAAGGAACTTACCCCCGGGGCGATCAGGAACCGGGCCATAGCCGACAGCTTCGAACCCGGCTCCACCTTCAAGATCTTCCTGGTGGCGGCGGCCCTGGAAGCGGGGGTGATTCGCCCGGGTGACAGCTTCAACTGCGAGAACGGTTCCTGCAACATGTACGGCAGGACCATCCACGACACCCACAAGTACGGCGCGCTGACCGTGCCGCAGGTCCTCAAGTACTCGAGTAACATCGGCGCCGCCAAGATCGGCCAGAGGCTCGGCTCGCAGCGCCTGTTCACCGCGCTCACCGGATTCGGGTTCGGCGAAAGGAGCAGCATCGACCTCCCCGGCGAAGTGTCCGGGATGCTCCGCCCGCAAGAAAAGTGGTACGGCATCGACCTCGCCACCATCTCCTTCGGCCAGGGAGTAACCGCCACCGCCCTGCAACTCACCGCTGCTGTCTGTGCGGTTGCCAACGGCGGCAACCTGATGAAGCCCTACTTGGTGGACCGGATCGTGGATGACGAAGGGGTCGTGCTGCAGCAGTTCGGACCGCAAATGAAGAGAAGGGTCATCTCGCCCGAAACCGCCAAGACCGTCGCCCACATGCTCGAAGGGGTCGTGGCCGAGGGGGGGACCGGCACCGGTGCCGCGGTTGACGGTTACCGGGTGGCGGGCAAGACCGGCACCGCCCAGAAGGTCGAGGGGCGCAGCTACTCGGCCAGCAAGCGCATCGGCTCCTTCATCGGGTTCGTGCCGGTAGAGAAACCGAGGCTGGCCATCATGGTGATGGTGGACGAGCCGACCGCCAACGTCTACGGCGGTGTGGTCGCGGCTCCGGCCTTCAGCGCCATCGCACAGCAGACCCTGTGCTACCTGAACGTCCCGCCGGACAAGAGCATCAAAAAGAAGCCGTCCCCGGCACCCGAGAAGGTCACCCCGCAGACGGAGCAGGCGGTGGTCGAGGGGGTGACGGTCGAAGGGGCGGATGCGGGGGCCATGCCCAACTTCCGCGGCATGAGCATGAGGCAGGTGCTGAGGGTCATGGAACAGCGCGGCCTCAACGTTAAATTGCAGGGCAGCGGTCGGGCGGTGGAGCAGAACCCGCCACCGGGAGCCCGCATCACCACGCAGGACCAGGTCTGGGTACGCTTCGTGCCGTCGGCCTGA
- a CDS encoding sensor domain-containing diguanylate cyclase, whose translation MKRLLRVLIVEDAPDDAQLIVIQLEQGGFDVHFQRVDSAQGLTEALAVSPWDVIICDYVMPGFSGLKALQILKEHGCDIPFLMISGKVGEEAAAAAIRAGADDFVLKGNLTRLVPAVQRSIAEAALRQQSRRHEQELKEKLEFIQVLIDTLPTPIFYNDPNGLYLGCNKAFEEQIGVKPGDHVNKSIYEILPPDLAALYNRGEETAENGVGPRSFEGTITCADGERRDMIFYSATFKNSGSSSGGVVGALLDISERKQAELKLRYLSSHDILTGIYNRAYFDEELERLSKGRKFPVSIVMVDVDRLKEVNDQQGHAAGDDLLRHAAEVLKNAFRREDVVARVGGDEFAALLPNTDESTLHEAMERLQAQLAQSNHEHPALHLSLSIGAATAHDGEELMASWRLADQRMYRQKKGRKNSNAGSRQHQLVA comes from the coding sequence ATGAAGAGACTGTTAAGAGTCCTGATCGTCGAGGATGCCCCTGACGATGCCCAGCTGATCGTGATCCAGCTTGAGCAGGGGGGATTCGACGTCCATTTCCAGCGGGTGGATAGCGCTCAGGGCCTGACCGAGGCACTTGCTGTGTCCCCGTGGGACGTCATCATCTGCGACTACGTGATGCCCGGCTTCAGCGGACTGAAAGCTCTGCAGATACTCAAGGAACACGGCTGTGACATCCCCTTCCTGATGATATCGGGAAAGGTCGGCGAGGAGGCCGCCGCGGCCGCCATTCGTGCCGGGGCCGACGATTTCGTCCTCAAGGGGAACCTGACCAGGCTTGTGCCGGCGGTGCAGCGTTCCATTGCCGAGGCCGCCCTGCGCCAGCAAAGCCGCCGCCACGAACAGGAGCTCAAGGAGAAGCTGGAATTCATCCAGGTGCTCATCGATACTCTGCCCACCCCGATCTTCTACAACGACCCCAACGGCCTCTACCTGGGTTGCAACAAGGCCTTCGAGGAGCAGATCGGCGTCAAGCCCGGCGACCATGTCAACAAGAGCATCTACGAGATCCTCCCCCCGGACCTGGCCGCCCTCTACAACCGCGGCGAGGAGACGGCGGAGAACGGGGTCGGCCCGCGCAGCTTCGAGGGGACCATCACCTGCGCCGACGGCGAGCGCAGGGACATGATCTTTTACAGCGCCACCTTCAAGAACTCCGGGAGCAGTTCCGGAGGGGTGGTGGGGGCGCTGCTGGACATCTCAGAACGCAAGCAGGCCGAGTTGAAGCTGCGCTACCTGAGTAGCCACGACATCCTGACCGGCATCTACAACCGGGCCTACTTCGACGAGGAGCTCGAGCGGCTCAGCAAGGGGCGCAAGTTCCCGGTCAGCATCGTCATGGTCGACGTGGACCGGCTGAAGGAGGTCAACGACCAGCAAGGGCACGCAGCCGGCGACGACTTGCTCAGGCATGCGGCCGAAGTGCTCAAAAACGCCTTCCGGCGCGAGGACGTGGTTGCGCGCGTGGGCGGTGACGAGTTTGCCGCCCTCCTGCCCAACACCGACGAGTCCACCCTGCACGAGGCGATGGAGCGGCTCCAGGCCCAGCTGGCACAGAGCAATCACGAGCACCCCGCACTCCACTTGAGCCTCTCCATTGGGGCCGCCACCGCCCACGACGGTGAGGAGCTGATGGCCTCTTGGCGCCTGGCGGACCAGCGCATGTACCGCCAAAAGAAAGGGCGCAAAAACAGCAACGCCGGCAGCAGACAGCACCAGTTGGTGGCCTAG
- a CDS encoding Nif3-like dinuclear metal center hexameric protein, translated as MITPRLSDLVGITGKIAPIHFAESWDNVGLQLGDPVVPVSRIMVALDPGRPAVEAAIEARCQLLVTHHPFIFSPLKKITAADETGRLAILALKHDLAIISLHTNLDIAQGGVNDLLAGRLGLQGAQPLKITGGEEYVKMVLFAPRGFEEKLLSALSPFMPLIGNYRDCSYQIEGTGRFTPLAGAKPFVGEVGAGHVEPESRLEFLVLKERIGAAVTALKGAHPYEEPAYDLYPVLNQGPPRGLGRIGTLAAPVAAADFATEVRERLGAAGVRLVGDPERQVKKVAVCGGSGVSLLHDAARKGADILVTGDVKYHEAREAEALGVALLDAGHFATERLMVEGLGAQLKQVLAARRFEAEVVEYQGEQEPFSFW; from the coding sequence ATGATAACTCCGAGACTTTCAGATCTAGTTGGAATAACTGGGAAAATTGCCCCAATTCACTTCGCTGAATCCTGGGACAACGTGGGGCTGCAGCTTGGCGACCCAGTCGTCCCGGTTTCCCGGATCATGGTAGCGCTCGATCCCGGCCGCCCCGCCGTCGAGGCCGCCATCGAGGCCCGCTGCCAGCTGCTGGTCACGCATCACCCGTTCATCTTCTCCCCGCTCAAAAAGATCACCGCCGCCGACGAAACCGGCCGTCTTGCCATCCTCGCCCTCAAGCACGACCTCGCTATCATCTCCCTGCACACCAACCTCGATATCGCCCAAGGGGGCGTCAACGACCTTCTGGCTGGCCGCCTGGGGCTCCAAGGCGCGCAGCCTTTGAAGATCACCGGTGGCGAGGAGTACGTCAAGATGGTGCTGTTCGCGCCGCGCGGATTCGAGGAGAAGCTTCTCTCCGCGCTCTCCCCCTTCATGCCCCTGATCGGCAACTACCGCGACTGTTCCTACCAGATTGAAGGGACCGGGCGCTTTACCCCGCTGGCCGGCGCCAAGCCGTTCGTGGGCGAGGTGGGGGCGGGGCACGTGGAGCCGGAGAGCAGGCTCGAGTTCCTGGTCCTGAAAGAGCGCATCGGCGCCGCCGTGACCGCCTTGAAAGGGGCGCACCCCTACGAAGAGCCCGCCTACGACCTGTACCCGGTACTGAACCAGGGCCCGCCGCGCGGGCTGGGACGCATCGGTACGCTGGCCGCCCCGGTGGCGGCGGCAGACTTCGCAACGGAGGTCCGGGAGCGTCTGGGTGCGGCAGGTGTGCGGCTGGTGGGCGATCCGGAGCGCCAGGTGAAGAAAGTGGCGGTCTGCGGTGGATCCGGCGTATCGCTGTTGCACGATGCCGCGCGCAAGGGCGCCGATATCCTGGTTACCGGGGACGTGAAATACCACGAGGCGCGCGAGGCCGAGGCCCTCGGGGTGGCACTGCTCGACGCCGGGCATTTCGCCACCGAGCGGCTCATGGTAGAGGGGCTCGGCGCGCAGTTGAAACAAGTCCTCGCGGCACGCCGCTTCGAGGCGGAAGTAGTTGAATACCAAGGGGAGCAGGAGCCTTTCAGCTTCTGGTAA
- a CDS encoding outer membrane protein assembly factor BamD has product MHSRTLRFLGLCSLLTLLGACASAPAPVKSAETYFKEGEAAYASKHYEDAIAQFKKVKESYSNLELSAQAELKIADAHFDNGAFIEAAAAYEDFRKLHPTNEKAPYALYRLGLANYNQITGIDTDQTAVKNAVHYLEMFLAQYPGSEYAADAKAKLADCRDKQLAYENYVGHFYLRTKKYPSAIKRLNEALQRFPGQPRLADTLFYLEQAYRKSGDTAHAEEVQKRLDAEYPVQVRRARGEESRPSVGKDELPMIIFKDADK; this is encoded by the coding sequence ATGCACTCTCGAACCCTGCGTTTCCTGGGCCTTTGCTCCCTGCTAACCCTCCTGGGCGCCTGCGCTTCGGCCCCTGCCCCGGTGAAGAGCGCCGAGACATACTTCAAGGAAGGTGAGGCCGCCTACGCTTCCAAGCACTACGAGGATGCCATCGCCCAGTTCAAGAAGGTGAAAGAAAGCTACAGCAACCTGGAGTTGAGCGCGCAGGCCGAGTTGAAGATAGCTGATGCCCACTTCGACAACGGCGCCTTCATCGAGGCGGCCGCCGCCTACGAGGATTTCCGCAAGCTCCACCCCACCAACGAAAAGGCGCCCTACGCGCTGTACCGCCTGGGGCTGGCCAATTACAACCAGATCACCGGCATCGATACCGACCAGACCGCAGTGAAGAACGCGGTGCACTACCTGGAGATGTTCTTGGCCCAGTACCCCGGCTCGGAGTACGCGGCCGACGCCAAGGCCAAGCTGGCCGACTGCCGCGACAAGCAGCTCGCCTATGAGAATTACGTCGGCCACTTCTACCTGCGCACCAAGAAATACCCCTCGGCGATCAAGCGCCTGAACGAGGCGCTGCAGCGCTTCCCCGGACAGCCTAGGCTGGCCGACACCCTGTTCTACCTCGAGCAGGCCTATCGTAAGTCGGGCGATACCGCCCATGCTGAGGAAGTGCAGAAGAGGCTCGATGCAGAATATCCGGTGCAGGTGCGTCGTGCGCGGGGGGAGGAATCGAGGCCATCCGTGGGTAAGGACGAGCTTCCCATGATCATCTTTAAGGACGCCGATAAATAA